A genome region from Calditrichota bacterium includes the following:
- the ispE gene encoding 4-(cytidine 5'-diphospho)-2-C-methyl-D-erythritol kinase, translating into MAKVYLRSFAKINLGLRILGRRSDGYHDICTIFQQVSLGDDIIVEPDGEEVTVVCPHPGVAAGRDNLCWRAAAALQMATGCKRGARITLRKRIPVGAGLGGGSSNAAVVLAALNEIWGTHLGEKELLSLAAQIGSDVPFFLLGGSAIGEGRGEVLSRIELPTDYWCVLAIPNVEISTRWAYSAAKFDLTKRRKSVTFSRSAPELLDRQQWQQLLGNDFEEVVFAAYPAIAQLKAELRREGGFYCSLSGSGGAVFGLFTRREQARRARAALSRLSRAVLVRPVTYGYREVAEAVARQLCTA; encoded by the coding sequence ATGGCGAAAGTCTACCTCCGTTCTTTCGCGAAGATCAACTTGGGGCTGCGCATCCTGGGCAGGCGCAGCGACGGTTACCATGACATTTGCACCATCTTCCAGCAGGTCTCGTTGGGCGATGACATTATCGTGGAGCCCGATGGCGAGGAAGTCACGGTCGTCTGCCCTCACCCGGGTGTAGCCGCAGGGAGGGACAACCTCTGTTGGCGGGCGGCTGCGGCCCTGCAGATGGCCACCGGTTGCAAACGAGGAGCACGCATCACCTTGCGCAAGCGCATTCCGGTGGGTGCTGGTTTGGGAGGCGGCAGCAGCAATGCGGCGGTGGTGCTGGCTGCGCTCAATGAGATCTGGGGTACGCACCTCGGGGAGAAGGAACTTCTGTCTCTGGCAGCCCAGATTGGCTCGGACGTCCCCTTTTTCCTCTTAGGAGGGAGCGCCATCGGAGAGGGGCGCGGCGAAGTGTTGAGCCGGATCGAGCTGCCGACTGATTATTGGTGCGTGCTGGCAATTCCAAATGTCGAAATATCTACAAGATGGGCCTACAGCGCGGCCAAATTTGACTTGACAAAGAGGCGGAAAAGTGTTACATTTTCGCGCAGCGCCCCAGAGCTGCTCGACCGTCAGCAGTGGCAGCAGCTGCTGGGCAACGACTTTGAAGAGGTGGTGTTTGCCGCTTATCCGGCTATTGCGCAGTTGAAGGCGGAATTGCGTCGCGAGGGAGGCTTCTACTGTAGCTTGTCAGGCAGCGGCGGTGCAGTCTTTGGGCTGTTCACGCGCCGGGAGCAGGCGCGACGCGCCCGCGCGGCCCTTTCGAGGCTGAGTAGGGCAGTGCTGGTACGTCCAGTCACGTACGGCTACCGGGAGGTGGCAGAGGCAGTGGCGCGTCAACTCTGCACCGCGTAG
- a CDS encoding septation protein SpoVG family protein codes for MEITEVSITLREEERLKAFVNVTFDNVFVVRGMKVIHGNTGYFVSMPSRKAEDGTYRDIAHPVTPEFREYLEKTVLAVYRKKLMEEKGLTEEQLPPELR; via the coding sequence ATGGAAATCACCGAAGTCTCAATCACCCTCCGCGAGGAGGAGAGGCTGAAGGCGTTTGTCAACGTGACCTTCGACAACGTCTTTGTCGTGCGGGGTATGAAGGTTATCCATGGGAACACGGGTTACTTCGTGAGCATGCCCAGTCGCAAGGCTGAGGACGGTACCTACCGCGACATTGCCCACCCCGTCACGCCCGAGTTTCGGGAATACCTTGAGAAGACCGTCCTTGCGGTGTATCGCAAGAAGTTGATGGAAGAGAAAGGGTTGACTGAAGAGCAACTCCCGCCGGAGTTGCGCTGA